The following are encoded in a window of Trichormus variabilis 0441 genomic DNA:
- a CDS encoding vWA domain-containing protein, whose product MPVGLPEFVENPENRCPVILLLDTSGSMSGQPIQELNRGLATFKEDVIKDSQASLSVEVAIITFGPVRLVQDFVNIDQFTPPQLEAEGVTPMGEAIEYALDLLETRKSAYKENGILYYRPWIFLITDGAPTDYYHLAAQRVKEAEANRRLCFFTVGVQGADFNKLRQIAPAERPPVILNGLDFRSLFVWLSTSMKRVSSGKIGEAVALPPVGWGQITT is encoded by the coding sequence ATGCCTGTAGGACTGCCTGAGTTTGTGGAAAATCCAGAAAATCGTTGCCCAGTAATTTTATTACTTGATACGTCAGGTTCTATGTCAGGACAGCCTATCCAAGAGTTAAATCGTGGGCTTGCTACATTTAAAGAAGATGTCATCAAAGATTCACAAGCATCGTTAAGTGTTGAAGTGGCGATTATTACATTTGGCCCTGTACGATTAGTGCAAGACTTTGTAAACATCGATCAATTCACACCTCCGCAATTGGAAGCAGAAGGCGTAACCCCTATGGGTGAAGCAATTGAATATGCTTTAGATTTATTGGAAACCAGAAAGTCTGCATACAAAGAGAACGGCATTTTGTACTATCGCCCTTGGATATTTCTGATTACAGATGGAGCGCCAACAGATTATTACCATTTGGCAGCACAAAGAGTAAAAGAGGCTGAAGCTAATCGCAGATTATGTTTTTTCACCGTTGGCGTACAGGGGGCTGATTTCAACAAACTCAGACAGATTGCACCAGCAGAGCGTCCGCCAGTGATACTCAATGGATTAGATTTCCGCTCACTGTTTGTTTGGCTATCTACTTCCATGAAACGAGTTTCTAGCGGCAAGATTGGGGAAGCTGTAGCGCTACCTCCTGTCGGATGGGGTCAGATTACCACTTAG
- a CDS encoding ParB/RepB/Spo0J family partition protein, with amino-acid sequence MARGLPQIGEKFKGAVQKTDQEKKIAQLQAEIEQLRIKQSPELEAELQILREKLKSSAGEVEIELELIDPNPHQPRQTITLESIQAKARLLKKHGQITPIILVAQEDGRYILLDGQLRTEGAKLLGWKSIRAVVVPMPKDLTQSSLITFLGFEDLNPLDKAEAVIQEVTKATALSSEEITTALATVLKRIERDSNIKELAKLTSLDVDEQKQGLESLRIIGEEQNLFLSLLELGLNPASVKSNLIPMLSLPDDLKNAIRQKGLKGAHALALSTLSAKALDTSEEKALKERTIITQKVLAENLTVPETRELIKKVKAEYITKTESESKEVKSIIQKISSISKESLVNVSSKQLEELKILLQQKLVEIEELSRQQKNI; translated from the coding sequence ATGGCACGAGGTTTGCCCCAAATAGGTGAAAAATTTAAAGGTGCAGTTCAGAAAACTGACCAAGAAAAAAAAATTGCTCAACTGCAAGCAGAAATAGAACAACTGAGAATTAAGCAATCCCCAGAACTGGAAGCTGAGTTACAAATACTACGGGAAAAACTCAAAAGTAGTGCGGGAGAAGTAGAGATTGAGCTTGAATTAATAGATCCTAATCCTCATCAACCCAGGCAAACGATAACGTTAGAATCCATTCAAGCTAAAGCTAGACTACTGAAAAAACATGGGCAGATTACCCCAATAATTCTTGTAGCTCAAGAAGATGGTCGTTATATCCTGTTGGACGGTCAACTGCGTACTGAGGGAGCAAAGCTACTAGGATGGAAATCCATTCGGGCTGTTGTAGTACCTATGCCCAAGGATTTGACACAATCATCATTAATTACATTTCTAGGATTTGAAGACTTAAACCCATTAGATAAGGCGGAAGCTGTAATTCAAGAGGTGACTAAAGCAACTGCATTAAGTTCTGAGGAAATTACTACAGCACTGGCAACTGTACTCAAACGTATTGAACGCGACAGTAACATCAAAGAATTGGCAAAATTGACAAGTTTAGATGTAGATGAGCAAAAACAAGGATTAGAATCACTGAGGATTATAGGTGAAGAACAAAATTTGTTTTTATCATTGTTGGAGTTGGGTTTAAATCCGGCTTCAGTCAAATCTAATTTAATACCTATGCTGTCCTTACCTGATGATTTAAAAAATGCGATTCGTCAGAAAGGGCTGAAAGGGGCGCACGCGTTGGCACTATCAACATTATCAGCAAAAGCTTTAGATACATCTGAAGAAAAGGCTTTAAAAGAGCGAACTATAATTACTCAAAAAGTTTTAGCAGAAAATCTTACAGTACCTGAAACACGCGAACTTATTAAAAAAGTTAAGGCTGAATATATAACAAAAACTGAATCTGAATCAAAAGAGGTGAAATCTATTATTCAAAAAATCAGCAGTATTTCTAAAGAGTCATTAGTAAATGTAAGTAGTAAGCAACTTGAGGAGCTTAAAATACTTTTACAACAAAAACTGGTTGAGATAGAAGAATTGAGTCGCCAACAGAAAAATATATAG
- a CDS encoding RpoD/SigA family RNA polymerase sigma factor, with the protein MSPQPDSVGIYLREISKYPMLTPEQEITLARQVKQMTVVQQHKQVLEEQLHQQLNIQQLAADMGKSETEVFQILRLGQKAKEKMIAANLRLVVAIAKKYRWSQLEFLDLVQEGSIGLQKAVERFDPNRGYKFSTCAYWWIRQEITKAIANKSTTIRTPSHMNDRLIKLKKVQRELVKILGREPNIAEIAEFAELEPNQVRECLIAFRHPLSLDRPMGQEDEVDFLEILPADGTSPNEYLDEGFLRQDLANCLITLKPLQKQVLMLRFGLGSVDKLSTKQIAERLNIKQAKVGTTQKQAIKVLHRQQPQMREYLA; encoded by the coding sequence ATGTCCCCCCAGCCAGATAGCGTAGGCATCTACTTACGAGAAATCTCTAAATATCCCATGCTGACTCCAGAGCAAGAAATTACTTTGGCCAGACAGGTAAAGCAGATGACAGTAGTTCAACAGCATAAACAAGTTCTCGAAGAGCAACTACATCAACAGCTAAATATACAGCAACTGGCTGCTGACATGGGAAAAAGCGAAACCGAAGTATTCCAGATTCTGCGGTTAGGGCAGAAAGCAAAAGAAAAGATGATTGCAGCTAATCTGCGGTTGGTGGTAGCGATCGCCAAAAAGTATCGGTGGAGTCAACTAGAATTTTTGGATTTAGTGCAAGAAGGTTCTATTGGGTTGCAAAAAGCAGTCGAGAGATTTGACCCGAATCGCGGGTACAAGTTTTCGACCTGTGCTTACTGGTGGATTCGGCAAGAAATCACAAAGGCGATCGCCAATAAATCGACCACAATCAGAACACCAAGTCACATGAATGACCGCTTGATTAAACTCAAAAAAGTACAACGAGAACTAGTAAAAATCCTGGGTCGGGAGCCAAATATTGCAGAAATAGCAGAATTTGCTGAACTTGAGCCAAATCAAGTGAGAGAATGTTTGATAGCGTTTCGCCATCCTCTGTCTTTAGATCGGCCAATGGGTCAAGAGGATGAAGTTGACTTTTTGGAAATTCTGCCTGCTGATGGCACTTCCCCAAATGAATACCTAGACGAAGGATTTCTACGACAAGATTTGGCGAATTGTTTGATCACACTCAAGCCACTGCAAAAACAGGTGCTGATGTTGCGCTTTGGTTTGGGTAGTGTTGACAAGCTCTCGACCAAACAAATTGCCGAAAGACTCAACATAAAACAAGCAAAAGTTGGGACAACTCAAAAACAGGCGATAAAAGTTTTGCATCGTCAGCAACCGCAGATGCGAGAGTATTTGGCTTGA
- a CDS encoding PP2C family serine/threonine-protein phosphatase, with protein MGWKAIARSAMGTSHQIQKISCQDYGCYHIFNDVIVGVVSDGAGSAKYSDIGSKLAVKTVIKCFSEINKFPNKQEELEKKFSQPLSTPEVEQFFIKVVAQVLQELENHANNENYSINDLACTLLVFIATPYWLAAMQIGDGFIVVRLQDSDYQLLFEPDKGEFANETTFLTSKDVIKEMQIKVISGEQSFISASTDGLEKVAIRLRDWQPFTPFFKPLEEYLQETANPESEDHYLVNFLNSERLNTRTDDDKTLLLCLFNRK; from the coding sequence GTGGGTTGGAAAGCAATTGCTCGTTCTGCGATGGGAACAAGCCATCAAATTCAAAAAATCTCTTGTCAAGACTACGGATGTTATCACATCTTTAATGATGTAATCGTAGGCGTTGTTTCTGATGGTGCTGGTAGTGCTAAGTATTCTGATATTGGTTCAAAATTAGCTGTAAAAACAGTAATTAAGTGCTTTTCGGAAATTAATAAATTTCCTAACAAACAAGAAGAATTAGAAAAAAAATTCTCTCAACCACTATCTACACCTGAAGTTGAACAGTTTTTTATTAAAGTTGTAGCCCAAGTTCTTCAAGAATTAGAAAATCATGCTAATAACGAAAATTATTCCATTAATGATTTAGCCTGTACTCTTTTAGTGTTTATAGCCACTCCATACTGGCTTGCGGCTATGCAAATTGGTGATGGGTTTATTGTTGTACGTCTCCAAGATTCAGATTATCAACTATTATTTGAACCAGATAAAGGAGAATTTGCTAATGAAACAACATTTCTTACCTCAAAAGATGTAATTAAAGAGATGCAAATAAAGGTTATTTCAGGTGAACAAAGTTTCATTTCTGCTTCTACTGATGGGCTAGAGAAAGTAGCAATTCGCTTAAGAGATTGGCAACCTTTTACACCATTCTTTAAACCTTTGGAAGAATATTTGCAAGAAACAGCTAATCCAGAGAGTGAAGATCATTACCTTGTAAATTTCCTTAATTCTGAAAGATTAAATACTCGCACGGATGATGATAAGACTTTACTTCTATGCCTATTTAATAGGAAATAA
- a CDS encoding protein kinase domain-containing protein, whose protein sequence is MAVLICDTKNELITLLGEPIQSGEAQVWHTDRQGYLAKIYHLPTSERLEKLKVMISSPPQEPNSHLNHISFAWPQSLLKTTQGEYVGFLMPEIKGAKELIDLYNPQRRKKLKLEIDWRFLHTTALNIASIIEAIHSFGYVLGDIKPQNILVNNRALPSIIDTDSFQVRHLNNSKVYRCLVGSPGFTPPELIGKDFSLIDQTELHDRFRVAVIIYHLLFGGESPFGGKWIGTGDLPEVNELIRQGFWLYGVNSLIQSTNRTIDFNIIHPEVQRCFLKCFNEGYQNPNLRPTAKEWVKALRLALDDLTVCSKADSHYYSRIYGQCYWCERTNNLGIDIFPSTSKSQKLIEKKEKNSLIGHSNWVSSVTFSSDGNMVISGSYDTTIKIWNLTTEKQICTLTGHTDSVLSIAISPNDKIIASGSSDKTIKLWNLVTMQQICTLIGHTKGISSVTFSLNRNILASGSYDTTIKLWNLTTKEEICTLIGHAQGISSIAFSPDGNILASGSYDTTIKLWNLTTGEQINTLIGHSHFVLSVAFSPDGKTLVSGCYDATIKLWDLVTGKQTRTITGHGDSVTSVIISPDGETFASGSFDETVILWDLVTAKEIHRFYKHYNNVNSVAFSTNSKIIASGSDDNTIQIFHLSSQKFNNKISINKNTSKNNLITLYYYFIYAMLTILLLIWIFL, encoded by the coding sequence ATGGCAGTTCTTATCTGTGATACTAAAAATGAACTAATTACTTTATTGGGGGAACCTATACAAAGCGGTGAAGCACAGGTTTGGCATACAGATCGTCAAGGATATTTAGCAAAGATATATCATTTGCCAACTTCTGAGCGGTTAGAGAAGTTAAAAGTGATGATTTCATCTCCACCCCAAGAACCAAATTCTCACCTGAACCATATTTCTTTTGCTTGGCCTCAATCGTTACTAAAAACTACTCAAGGTGAGTATGTAGGATTTCTAATGCCAGAGATTAAGGGAGCAAAAGAACTCATTGACTTATATAACCCTCAACGTAGAAAAAAGCTAAAACTTGAGATAGATTGGCGTTTTCTCCATACAACAGCACTTAATATTGCTTCAATAATCGAAGCAATTCATTCCTTTGGCTATGTTTTAGGTGATATTAAGCCACAAAATATTCTTGTTAATAACCGTGCTTTACCTTCAATTATTGATACTGATTCTTTTCAAGTTAGACACCTCAATAATAGTAAAGTTTATCGGTGTTTGGTTGGTTCTCCAGGATTTACACCCCCAGAATTGATTGGGAAGGATTTTTCTCTTATAGATCAAACAGAATTGCATGATCGCTTCCGCGTAGCAGTGATAATTTATCATCTTTTATTTGGCGGTGAAAGTCCCTTTGGTGGCAAATGGATAGGCACAGGTGATTTACCAGAAGTCAACGAGTTAATCCGCCAAGGTTTTTGGCTGTATGGCGTAAATAGCCTGATTCAATCAACTAACAGAACTATTGATTTTAATATTATTCATCCAGAAGTTCAGCGTTGTTTTTTGAAATGTTTTAATGAAGGGTATCAAAATCCTAATTTACGTCCCACTGCTAAGGAATGGGTAAAAGCGCTTAGGCTGGCTCTTGATGATTTAACTGTCTGTAGTAAGGCAGATAGCCATTATTACAGTCGAATCTATGGTCAATGCTATTGGTGCGAACGCACCAATAATCTTGGCATTGATATTTTTCCATCAACATCAAAGTCACAAAAATTAATAGAAAAAAAGGAAAAAAATTCACTCATTGGACATTCTAATTGGGTTTCCTCAGTCACTTTTAGTTCAGATGGAAACATGGTTATCAGTGGAAGTTATGATACTACTATCAAAATATGGAATTTAACCACTGAAAAGCAAATTTGTACACTTACTGGGCATACTGATTCTGTCCTTTCTATTGCTATAAGTCCGAATGATAAAATCATTGCTAGCGGAAGTTCTGATAAAACTATCAAGTTGTGGAATTTAGTTACAATGCAGCAAATTTGTACTTTGATAGGTCATACTAAAGGCATTTCTTCAGTTACCTTTAGTCTCAATAGAAATATACTCGCCAGTGGAAGTTATGATACTACTATCAAGCTGTGGAATTTAACTACAAAAGAAGAAATCTGTACCTTGATAGGTCATGCTCAAGGTATTTCTTCAATTGCTTTTAGTCCTGATGGAAATATACTTGCAAGCGGAAGTTATGATACTACCATCAAGCTGTGGAATCTAACTACAGGAGAACAAATTAATACTCTCATAGGGCATTCCCATTTTGTCCTTTCAGTTGCTTTTAGTCCTGATGGTAAAACTCTTGTTAGTGGATGTTATGATGCAACTATCAAATTATGGGATTTAGTAACAGGAAAGCAAACTCGCACTATAACTGGACATGGTGATTCTGTAACTTCTGTCATTATAAGTCCTGATGGAGAAACTTTTGCAAGTGGAAGTTTTGATGAAACTGTTATATTATGGGATCTTGTTACTGCAAAAGAGATTCATAGATTTTATAAACATTATAATAATGTTAATTCAGTTGCTTTTAGCACGAATAGTAAGATTATCGCAAGTGGAAGTGATGACAACACTATTCAAATTTTTCATCTTTCATCACAGAAGTTTAATAATAAAATATCTATAAATAAAAATACATCTAAAAATAACTTAATCACTTTATATTATTATTTTATATATGCTATGTTAACTATTTTACTCCTCATTTGGATATTTTTGTAA
- a CDS encoding AAA family ATPase, whose product MDIFDQNLINQIQTQAPLAARMRPRTLDEFVGQDHIIGPGRLLRRAISLDQLSSLIFYGPPGTGKTTLARVIANTTRAHFLAINAVLSGVKEIRAAIDTAQEQRKFHNQRTILFVDEVHRFNKSQQDALLPWVENGTVILIGATTENPYFEVNKALVSRSRIFQLKALNDEDLYKVVEQTLTDEQRGYGRLKVKIDDEALKHLVNVANGDARSLLNALELAVETTPPDETGVVHINLAVAEESIQQRAVLYDKEGDVHFDTVSAFIKSLRGSDPDAALYWLAKMVYAGEDPRFIFRRMLILASEDVGLADPNAVVVVNACNEAFDRVGMPEGRYHLAQAALYLATAAKSNSVMEFFDALAAIEQEKEAEVPNNLKDANRDKKGFGHGAGYLYPYAYRDHWVAQQYLPATLQGQVFYQPSLQGRERQISTEVSRRREAQLAALVEGNAIAPLEILTYATPDRASERWLQRTLSQVGTQLATVRDRIFELAQLQRHHVVLELNAGSGLLTWEAVRQTPEGGVYACVRASKDANALSQQAASLKELIRPQILQASIPELVEVITQQAANVQFDFIIGRNVLVSELDKSNVVQNLAKIIPQRGRLILAETVPRYAQRLYRLLEDYPLDSKLYKSLMSAEEAIYDDGSDPMLNWDMDDLRDVFKLAGLEADVIVELNSTQMHISSHFLERLFTDNNDRPSYAQRLGRNLTPEELQKVKAIFAQYLLNQTILWESTIAFIQVNKK is encoded by the coding sequence ATGGATATATTTGACCAAAATTTAATCAACCAAATTCAAACCCAAGCGCCGTTAGCCGCGCGGATGCGTCCGCGAACACTGGATGAATTTGTTGGGCAAGACCATATTATTGGCCCTGGTAGGCTGTTACGACGAGCAATCAGTTTAGACCAGCTATCGTCGCTGATTTTCTACGGCCCTCCAGGAACGGGAAAAACGACTCTAGCGCGTGTGATAGCCAATACAACTCGCGCTCATTTTCTGGCAATAAATGCAGTTCTCTCAGGTGTCAAAGAAATTAGAGCCGCGATTGACACAGCACAAGAACAACGTAAATTTCATAACCAACGTACTATTCTGTTTGTGGATGAGGTTCATCGTTTTAATAAATCTCAGCAAGATGCACTGTTACCCTGGGTAGAAAATGGGACGGTGATATTAATTGGTGCAACTACAGAAAATCCTTACTTTGAAGTTAATAAGGCTTTGGTAAGTCGTTCACGCATTTTTCAACTCAAAGCACTCAATGACGAGGATTTGTACAAAGTTGTAGAGCAAACCTTAACTGACGAACAAAGAGGTTATGGTCGCTTAAAAGTAAAAATTGATGATGAAGCGTTAAAGCACTTAGTAAATGTTGCTAACGGAGATGCACGTTCACTACTAAATGCGTTGGAATTAGCAGTGGAAACAACACCACCTGATGAAACTGGAGTAGTTCACATCAATTTAGCAGTAGCAGAAGAGTCAATTCAACAACGAGCAGTTTTATATGATAAAGAAGGTGATGTTCATTTTGATACGGTTAGTGCCTTTATCAAAAGTTTGCGTGGCTCAGATCCAGATGCAGCGTTGTACTGGTTAGCAAAAATGGTTTATGCCGGAGAAGACCCACGATTTATCTTCCGGCGAATGCTAATTCTGGCAAGTGAGGATGTAGGACTGGCTGATCCGAATGCTGTGGTGGTAGTGAATGCTTGTAATGAAGCGTTTGACCGAGTAGGGATGCCAGAAGGTCGTTATCATTTGGCACAAGCAGCGTTGTATTTAGCCACAGCAGCAAAGTCAAACAGTGTGATGGAATTTTTTGATGCGTTGGCAGCGATTGAGCAAGAAAAAGAGGCAGAAGTTCCCAACAATTTGAAAGATGCGAACCGCGACAAGAAAGGTTTTGGACATGGGGCTGGTTATCTTTACCCTTATGCTTATCGAGATCACTGGGTAGCACAGCAATATTTACCCGCCACTTTGCAAGGACAAGTATTCTATCAACCTTCACTACAAGGACGAGAACGACAAATCAGTACCGAAGTGTCTCGCCGTCGAGAAGCTCAACTGGCGGCATTAGTCGAAGGAAATGCGATCGCTCCGCTAGAGATATTAACTTACGCTACTCCTGACCGAGCTAGTGAGCGTTGGTTGCAAAGGACGCTTTCTCAAGTAGGCACACAATTAGCCACAGTGCGCGATCGCATTTTTGAATTAGCGCAATTGCAACGTCACCATGTTGTACTAGAACTCAATGCTGGAAGTGGTTTGCTAACGTGGGAAGCGGTAAGGCAAACTCCTGAAGGTGGAGTTTATGCCTGTGTTCGTGCCAGTAAAGATGCGAATGCACTATCCCAACAAGCAGCGTCACTAAAAGAACTGATACGTCCACAAATTTTACAAGCCTCAATTCCTGAATTAGTTGAGGTGATAACTCAACAAGCAGCAAATGTCCAATTTGATTTTATTATTGGCCGCAATGTTTTAGTTTCTGAGCTTGATAAGTCAAATGTGGTTCAAAATCTAGCAAAAATAATACCACAAAGAGGAAGGCTCATATTGGCAGAGACTGTACCGCGTTACGCTCAACGGCTTTACCGTCTACTAGAAGATTACCCACTAGATAGCAAGTTATACAAAAGCTTAATGTCAGCAGAAGAAGCAATTTATGATGACGGCTCCGACCCCATGCTCAATTGGGATATGGATGATTTGCGTGATGTTTTTAAATTAGCCGGGCTAGAGGCAGATGTAATTGTTGAGCTAAATTCAACGCAAATGCACATTAGTAGCCATTTCCTGGAGCGTTTATTTACAGATAATAATGATCGTCCAAGCTACGCACAACGTCTTGGACGAAATCTAACACCAGAAGAGCTACAAAAGGTTAAGGCAATATTTGCACAGTATCTGCTGAATCAAACAATTCTTTGGGAAAGTACTATCGCTTTTATTCAAGTAAATAAAAAGTAA
- a CDS encoding ParA family protein — MSQVVIAVLANAGGVGKSTLSVHLAYEVSRRKLKVALLDLDPQRSLDVFCGLEAAEAEKTMFKVLSKDFIGDWALASAWDEPRIEVCQGHPLLAEIANELVIRKRGEYMLADRLQKYSLPHDLVIVDCPATLGMLNVNALAAATHILVPIQLEMKAISGSAELVEWCMNTSEELQLTPKPQILGFVPSMYDETVAMHRQYHSQLPEIALQLDIKLYPKIRSSNEFKNASAHGLPLHKYRNKHPACKDFKQIADDVIQLIKNK; from the coding sequence ATGTCACAAGTAGTAATAGCTGTTTTAGCAAATGCTGGTGGGGTAGGAAAAAGTACTTTATCAGTACACTTAGCTTATGAAGTAAGTCGGCGTAAGTTAAAAGTGGCACTGTTAGATTTAGATCCGCAGCGATCGCTTGATGTGTTTTGTGGATTAGAAGCCGCAGAAGCCGAGAAGACAATGTTTAAAGTATTATCAAAAGATTTTATAGGTGATTGGGCTTTAGCATCAGCATGGGATGAACCCCGAATAGAGGTTTGCCAAGGACATCCATTACTCGCAGAAATAGCTAATGAGTTAGTAATTCGTAAGAGAGGAGAATATATGTTAGCAGACAGATTACAAAAATATTCTTTACCCCATGATCTAGTTATTGTAGACTGTCCTGCTACGTTGGGAATGCTTAACGTCAATGCTTTAGCTGCTGCAACCCATATTTTAGTACCAATACAACTTGAGATGAAAGCAATTTCAGGTTCAGCAGAATTGGTAGAGTGGTGCATGAATACATCTGAGGAATTACAATTAACTCCCAAACCTCAGATTTTAGGTTTTGTACCTAGTATGTATGATGAGACAGTAGCCATGCACAGACAGTATCATTCGCAACTGCCAGAAATTGCCCTACAACTAGATATAAAACTTTATCCCAAAATTCGCAGTTCTAATGAATTCAAGAATGCCAGCGCTCATGGGCTACCTTTGCATAAATACCGAAATAAACATCCAGCTTGTAAAGACTTTAAACAAATTGCTGATGATGTGATTCAATTGATCAAAAACAAGTAA
- a CDS encoding ParM/StbA family protein, producing MTSIHGLQKIFSAGFDNGYGNLKLLVDGFDVVRIPSYISTADMEDVPGRVEFEGKAYTVGESAFRAGTHFERNTDSNENKVKNALTTLLGALAHLPHRKAWHLKMVVSLHDVGLAEELKQVLNGEYQPILAGKPSEVKVEVLKVIPEGMGALFGQPLPKKLTVLDFGNGTTLFSRYNQGKREVHTPYPTGVEVLIDDIAQKMKHLNGGKVADPAKIRYCLEKGHTRYNRDIDIKDIYIACLKDWYEKYLKKAVNLALDAKHSGDELWAIGGGCLLPGFTKLLEKNGFKVLDNPVEANVVGLLEMAKTIASKN from the coding sequence ATGACAAGCATTCACGGTTTACAAAAAATATTTTCCGCAGGGTTCGATAATGGCTACGGCAATCTAAAACTGCTTGTTGATGGCTTTGATGTTGTCCGCATCCCCAGCTACATCTCTACGGCCGACATGGAAGATGTGCCAGGGAGAGTGGAGTTTGAAGGCAAGGCTTACACTGTTGGCGAATCAGCTTTTCGTGCTGGAACCCATTTTGAACGCAACACCGACAGCAACGAAAACAAAGTCAAGAATGCGCTGACGACTTTGCTGGGAGCATTAGCACATTTGCCACACCGCAAAGCATGGCATTTGAAGATGGTGGTCAGCTTACATGATGTCGGTTTAGCAGAAGAATTAAAGCAAGTGCTTAATGGTGAATATCAGCCGATACTTGCAGGTAAACCATCAGAAGTGAAAGTAGAAGTGCTGAAGGTGATCCCTGAAGGAATGGGAGCATTATTTGGACAGCCACTACCCAAAAAATTGACTGTGCTGGACTTCGGCAATGGTACAACTTTGTTTTCGCGTTACAACCAGGGTAAACGAGAAGTACATACCCCATACCCAACAGGTGTTGAAGTTCTCATCGACGATATTGCCCAAAAGATGAAGCACCTCAATGGTGGTAAAGTCGCAGATCCAGCTAAAATTCGCTATTGCCTAGAGAAGGGACATACTCGTTACAACCGTGATATCGATATCAAAGATATTTACATTGCTTGCCTAAAAGACTGGTACGAAAAATACTTGAAGAAAGCAGTGAATCTGGCACTTGATGCCAAGCATTCTGGTGACGAACTCTGGGCTATCGGTGGTGGTTGTCTGTTACCGGGATTTACAAAGCTGCTGGAAAAAAACGGGTTCAAAGTTTTGGATAATCCAGTAGAAGCGAATGTCGTAGGGCTTCTAGAAATGGCGAAAACCATTGCAAGCAAGAATTAG
- a CDS encoding RNA-guided endonuclease InsQ/TnpB family protein, producing the protein MRITYQYRLRLTKKQIATFEHWIELCRRQYNYRLAERFNWWEQNRCDIDRCSIVCCSIAPLKDKPNRWSQQKDLVNSKGLFPEYKELVSHTLQDVIARVDKTFERWLKGDCNGKKSGRPRFKPQGRYRSLTFPDPIKPEHIQGKFIQLPKIGKVKMILHRPIPDGFKIKTAIITRKADGWYISLSLEYVTVPNMKTDVTLTLNNTLGVDMGLKSFLVTSDNQTVKIPQYYRKAEKRLKRLQRRLSRKKKGSNRCKKAVKRVAKAHLKVANQRKDFHYKTAIWLLHQSQVIAHENLNIKGLAKSMLAKSIADAGWGQFLQILNAKAASAGCLVVAVNPNGTSQECSDCGATVPKALSDRWHSCQCGASYDRDHNAARNIKYRAAGHPVLLQSSVNVRGVARSR; encoded by the coding sequence ATGCGAATAACCTACCAGTACCGTTTACGTCTGACCAAAAAACAAATAGCTACATTTGAACATTGGATTGAATTATGCCGTCGCCAGTACAATTACAGGTTAGCAGAACGGTTTAACTGGTGGGAGCAAAACCGATGTGATATTGACCGATGCTCTATAGTTTGTTGCAGTATTGCACCCTTAAAAGATAAACCTAATAGGTGGTCACAACAAAAAGATTTAGTAAATAGTAAAGGGCTATTCCCTGAGTATAAGGAATTAGTTTCTCATACATTACAAGACGTAATTGCTAGGGTAGATAAGACTTTTGAACGTTGGCTTAAGGGTGATTGTAATGGGAAAAAATCTGGTCGTCCAAGATTTAAACCTCAAGGGCGTTATCGTTCGCTGACATTTCCTGACCCCATCAAGCCAGAACACATACAGGGTAAGTTTATCCAACTGCCCAAAATCGGCAAGGTGAAGATGATTTTGCACCGTCCAATTCCTGACGGCTTCAAAATCAAAACCGCTATAATTACCCGTAAAGCTGACGGCTGGTACATTAGCCTCAGTCTGGAATATGTGACTGTACCTAACATGAAAACAGATGTCACGCTTACACTGAATAACACTCTCGGCGTTGACATGGGGCTGAAATCATTCTTGGTGACAAGTGACAATCAGACGGTAAAAATCCCCCAATATTACCGCAAAGCCGAGAAGCGATTAAAGCGGTTACAGCGTCGATTATCTCGCAAAAAGAAGGGGTCAAACCGTTGCAAGAAAGCGGTTAAACGTGTCGCTAAGGCTCATTTAAAAGTTGCTAATCAGCGCAAAGACTTTCACTATAAAACTGCAATATGGTTATTACATCAATCCCAGGTCATTGCACATGAAAACCTAAATATCAAAGGACTGGCTAAGTCTATGCTTGCCAAGTCCATAGCCGATGCTGGATGGGGTCAATTCCTACAGATACTAAACGCCAAGGCTGCAAGTGCTGGGTGTTTGGTTGTGGCGGTTAACCCTAATGGCACTTCTCAAGAATGCTCTGATTGTGGTGCGACAGTTCCGAAAGCACTATCCGATAGATGGCATAGTTGCCAGTGTGGTGCTAGTTACGACCGTGACCACAATGCAGCGCGAAATATAAAATATAGGGCGGCGGGGCATCCCGTCCTTCTTCAAAGCTCAGTTAATGTCCGAGGGGTTGCCAGGAGTCGCTGA